The proteins below come from a single Chryseobacterium nepalense genomic window:
- a CDS encoding glutaminyl-peptide cyclotransferase — translation MKKNIIAGLAAILLLSACKDDRKVLDALADYNNSMEQKGYHFGEKLILPNEVTDEAESISISFGDKETSSLTIDPKFFTLGDNPVTFNIKTKSGETLTQDATINVFAKNPEEKMSYEIVAEYPHDPKNFVQGFQVEGNTVYESDGQNGSSQILKYTLGTTTPLASTKQPQEDFSEGSTIVGDKVYQLTWQSKKGYIYDKSSLKLLSEFAYPNVLGEGWGLTYDGKNLIASDGSKLLYFLDPANPSKLVKYIAVAGSAQAYDQLNELEFHNGFIYANVWQKPIVLKINPQNGEVVGTFDFTDIAKQNTKGSDDVLNGIAFKGENMLVTGKNWPKIYEVAVK, via the coding sequence ATGAAGAAAAATATTATAGCCGGTCTTGCGGCAATCTTATTGTTGTCAGCCTGCAAGGATGATCGAAAAGTTCTGGATGCATTGGCAGATTACAACAACTCTATGGAGCAGAAAGGATACCACTTCGGGGAAAAACTTATCCTGCCGAATGAAGTTACCGATGAAGCGGAAAGTATATCCATTAGTTTCGGGGATAAAGAAACTTCCAGTTTGACAATTGATCCGAAATTTTTTACACTAGGCGATAATCCGGTTACCTTTAATATCAAAACCAAAAGCGGTGAAACGCTTACCCAGGATGCAACCATAAATGTTTTTGCTAAAAATCCGGAGGAAAAAATGTCTTATGAAATCGTAGCAGAATATCCTCATGATCCAAAGAATTTTGTTCAAGGCTTCCAGGTTGAGGGAAACACTGTCTATGAAAGTGACGGACAAAACGGCTCTTCCCAGATATTAAAATACACATTGGGAACCACAACACCACTTGCTTCAACAAAACAGCCGCAGGAAGATTTTTCTGAAGGAAGTACTATTGTAGGAGATAAGGTCTATCAGCTTACATGGCAGAGTAAGAAAGGATATATTTACGATAAAAGCTCCCTGAAGTTATTATCAGAATTCGCCTATCCTAATGTGCTGGGTGAAGGTTGGGGACTTACTTACGATGGAAAAAATCTTATTGCATCAGACGGAAGCAAACTTCTTTACTTTCTTGATCCTGCCAATCCTTCAAAACTGGTAAAGTATATCGCAGTAGCAGGAAGCGCACAAGCATACGATCAGCTGAACGAACTGGAATTTCACAACGGATTTATTTACGCTAATGTCTGGCAGAAACCTATTGTTTTAAAAATTAATCCTCAGAATGGAGAAGTTGTAGGAACATTTGATTTTACGGATATTGCAAAACAAAATACCAAAGGAAGTGATGATGTACTCAATGGTATCGCTTTTAAAGGAGAAAATATGCTCGTAACAGGGAAAAACTGGCCGAAAATTTATGAAGTTGCTGTTAAATAG
- a CDS encoding VOC family protein: MATVNVYLTFNGNCMQAFDFYKSVFGGEFPYVGTFGEMPPMEGKETPEEDKNKIMHISLPISKETILMGSDTAGEWASNHKEGNNFSISINAESREEADKLFNGLSEDGKVTMPMSDTFWGAYFGMFTDKFGINWMVNYDDPAKTQQHP; encoded by the coding sequence ATGGCTACAGTAAATGTTTATTTAACATTCAACGGAAACTGCATGCAGGCTTTCGACTTTTATAAATCTGTTTTCGGGGGAGAGTTTCCCTACGTAGGAACTTTTGGCGAGATGCCTCCAATGGAAGGTAAGGAAACTCCTGAAGAAGATAAAAATAAAATTATGCATATCAGCCTTCCGATTTCCAAGGAGACGATACTTATGGGAAGCGATACGGCCGGAGAATGGGCTTCAAATCATAAGGAAGGAAACAATTTTTCGATTTCCATCAATGCAGAATCCAGGGAAGAAGCAGATAAACTGTTCAACGGACTTTCTGAAGACGGAAAAGTGACCATGCCGATGTCTGATACTTTCTGGGGGGCGTATTTCGGAATGTTTACCGATAAATTCGGAATCAACTGGATGGTAAATTATGACGATCCTGCCAAAACACAGCAGCATCCGTAA
- a CDS encoding DinB family protein, producing MENIFDVKVVQNYIDRINTLTPETQPLWGKMSVDQMLAHCNVSYEMVYEPEKHRKPGSIAKFILKTFVKSKVVGEKGYPKNSPTAPQFIIADRKNFEEEKKRLIGFIQKTQQLGETAFDGKESFSFGKLKAREWNNMFAKHLNHHLAQFGV from the coding sequence ATGGAAAACATTTTTGATGTAAAAGTTGTTCAGAATTACATTGACAGGATCAACACGCTTACTCCTGAAACACAGCCGTTATGGGGTAAAATGTCGGTAGACCAGATGCTTGCTCATTGTAATGTTTCTTATGAAATGGTGTACGAACCGGAAAAACACAGAAAGCCGGGATCTATTGCGAAATTTATTTTAAAAACATTCGTGAAATCCAAAGTTGTAGGTGAAAAAGGATATCCCAAAAACAGCCCTACAGCTCCTCAGTTTATCATTGCCGACAGGAAAAATTTCGAAGAGGAAAAGAAAAGACTGATCGGTTTTATCCAGAAAACACAGCAGCTGGGAGAAACAGCTTTCGACGGTAAAGAATCCTTCTCATTCGGTAAACTGAAGGCCCGGGAATGGAATAATATGTTTGCCAAACATCTGAATCATCACCTGGCGCAATTCGGAGTATAA
- a CDS encoding DUF2490 domain-containing protein, which produces MKILRLFAAGLLMFGISSIHAQKSDLGAWYMYFGNNKISKKLNWHNEIQYRNFDAGGDLEQLLIRTGIGYDLTENNNNILLGYGFILSQPYTNGEKTENIEHRIFQQYITKQKFGRFYLQHRYRLEERFLEDDFRMRFRYFLGFNIPINNKELVPKTFYASAYNEIFLHFNSPVFDRNRVYGALGYVINKNMRIEAGYMNQIQENRNRGQIQIGFYNNIPFTKN; this is translated from the coding sequence ATGAAAATTTTAAGATTATTTGCGGCAGGACTCCTTATGTTTGGTATTTCTTCAATTCATGCACAAAAAAGCGATCTCGGCGCATGGTATATGTATTTTGGAAATAATAAAATCAGCAAAAAATTAAACTGGCATAATGAAATTCAGTACAGGAATTTCGATGCAGGCGGAGATCTCGAGCAGCTTCTGATCCGTACGGGAATCGGATATGACCTTACTGAAAACAACAACAATATTTTATTAGGGTACGGATTTATTCTAAGTCAGCCTTATACGAACGGTGAAAAAACTGAAAATATTGAGCACCGCATCTTCCAGCAGTATATCACGAAGCAAAAATTCGGAAGATTTTACCTTCAGCACCGTTATCGTCTGGAAGAACGGTTTCTTGAAGATGATTTCAGGATGAGGTTCCGGTATTTTTTAGGATTTAATATTCCCATCAACAACAAAGAGCTTGTCCCGAAAACTTTTTATGCATCTGCATACAACGAAATATTTCTGCATTTCAACAGTCCGGTTTTCGACAGGAACAGGGTTTACGGAGCATTAGGATATGTTATTAATAAAAATATGAGAATTGAAGCGGGATATATGAATCAGATTCAGGAGAACAGGAATCGCGGGCAAATTCAGATCGGGTTTTATAACAATATTCCTTTCACAAAGAATTAA
- a CDS encoding SRPBCC family protein, translating into MSHPIIVEQKVNAPAEKVWKALTDIDEMKIWYFDIPDFIPEPGTVFNFYEPGDERKYHHQAEILEVIPEKKLKHTWFYPEFSDQKTTVTWELYPEGLQTVIRLIHENINAFHNLGENFSEKAFTEGWTQITEQSLKRYLES; encoded by the coding sequence ATGAGCCATCCGATCATTGTAGAACAGAAAGTGAATGCGCCTGCAGAAAAGGTTTGGAAAGCATTAACGGACATAGATGAAATGAAAATATGGTATTTTGATATCCCTGATTTTATCCCTGAACCAGGAACCGTTTTTAATTTTTATGAACCGGGAGACGAAAGAAAATATCATCATCAGGCAGAAATTCTGGAAGTTATCCCGGAAAAAAAACTGAAACACACCTGGTTTTATCCCGAATTTTCAGACCAGAAAACCACGGTAACCTGGGAGCTTTATCCAGAGGGGCTGCAGACTGTCATCAGACTGATTCATGAAAATATTAATGCTTTTCATAATCTCGGTGAAAATTTTTCCGAAAAAGCTTTCACGGAAGGCTGGACACAAATCACAGAACAAAGCCTGAAACGGTATCTTGAAAGTTAA
- a CDS encoding T9SS type A sorting domain-containing protein: MKIYTFLLFTLFSSQFFSQNNFEYARTWGTYFGATGGQIAGVYINKGILFDSQRNMHLRGNIWNSSNYGPAYFNQFLVGSGNSYITQPGIHLFETQITPSGMLSYYGYPNNQFSTLLEKIDHQDNRYYISYAVSPTIQPTAGVYLSTDPQPSSPAKIILAKYSPSGTLLWASYLPSTQMNINIEIDEADNLYIYSTTTLSTNLSTPGVLQEDYDFIPTPNGQFAANGYLLKLSPTGQRIWGTYMPSGMAPAMKYYNGSLYMISGSNTNPALNTMATAGAFQTSPASSSITKMNAINGTRQWGTYYGPAPSTGLGILVDLDVNETGVYIAGTDYNYDGTSFFGTPSSYKQYVTGGSDIFLSKFSLSGDREWSTYFGSSAEDMNEFDKVIAVNGNDIYITGNTYGIGNNIATPGAYQETPEINAANYYNFYFAKFNSSGNLVWSSYYGGSTILAQMIVPINVAFNNNTLYLYGSTNSNNGYSMEGSWMQLPNPANTNDLTCFIARFDNKNLSTSENEVSSDLVLFNNPNNGNFTLRGKVLAKTDCIMKIYDMSGRMIISKKLNNENSQYFEMQNLLKKGNYIIEISAHQKLLKTFKMTVS, translated from the coding sequence ATGAAAATTTATACATTCTTACTTTTTACGCTGTTTTCCAGTCAGTTTTTTTCTCAAAATAATTTTGAATATGCAAGAACCTGGGGGACCTATTTTGGAGCAACCGGCGGTCAGATCGCAGGGGTATATATTAACAAAGGAATTCTGTTCGATTCTCAAAGGAATATGCATTTAAGAGGCAATATATGGAATTCTTCCAATTACGGACCTGCATATTTCAATCAGTTTTTAGTAGGCAGTGGAAATTCATATATCACTCAGCCGGGCATACATCTTTTTGAAACCCAAATTACACCTTCGGGAATGCTCTCGTATTATGGATATCCCAATAATCAGTTTTCAACACTTTTAGAAAAAATCGATCACCAGGACAACCGATATTATATTTCATACGCTGTTTCTCCGACCATTCAGCCAACAGCAGGAGTATATTTAAGTACCGATCCGCAACCTTCTTCACCTGCCAAAATTATCCTGGCAAAATATTCCCCTTCCGGAACACTTCTCTGGGCGAGCTATCTGCCTTCAACTCAAATGAATATTAATATTGAAATTGACGAGGCGGATAATCTGTATATTTACAGTACAACCACCTTAAGCACCAACTTATCTACACCGGGTGTATTGCAGGAAGACTATGATTTTATACCTACTCCCAACGGACAATTTGCTGCAAATGGTTATTTGCTGAAACTCTCTCCCACCGGACAAAGAATATGGGGAACCTACATGCCTTCCGGCATGGCACCGGCTATGAAGTATTACAATGGTTCTCTCTATATGATTTCCGGATCAAACACCAATCCTGCACTGAATACAATGGCTACTGCGGGAGCATTTCAGACCTCTCCTGCATCAAGCTCTATTACAAAAATGAATGCGATAAACGGAACAAGGCAATGGGGAACATATTACGGACCTGCCCCATCTACAGGTTTGGGCATTCTTGTAGATCTGGATGTCAATGAAACAGGAGTTTATATTGCCGGGACAGATTATAATTATGACGGCACAAGCTTCTTTGGAACCCCATCAAGCTACAAGCAGTATGTGACCGGAGGCTCGGATATCTTTCTCTCCAAATTTTCTTTGTCCGGAGATCGGGAATGGAGTACTTATTTTGGATCTTCAGCGGAAGATATGAATGAATTCGATAAGGTGATTGCGGTAAACGGAAATGACATCTATATTACTGGAAATACATATGGCATAGGGAATAATATTGCAACGCCGGGAGCTTACCAGGAAACACCCGAAATAAATGCCGCTAATTACTATAACTTTTATTTTGCAAAATTCAATTCTTCAGGAAATCTGGTATGGAGCTCTTATTATGGAGGGTCTACCATTCTTGCACAAATGATTGTACCTATTAATGTAGCTTTTAATAATAATACCCTCTATCTGTACGGAAGCACAAATTCGAACAATGGTTACAGCATGGAAGGCTCATGGATGCAGCTGCCTAATCCGGCCAACACCAATGATCTTACCTGCTTTATTGCAAGATTCGACAACAAAAATCTGTCAACATCTGAAAATGAAGTTTCATCAGATCTCGTTTTATTCAACAATCCTAATAATGGTAATTTCACACTCCGCGGAAAAGTTCTTGCAAAAACAGATTGCATCATGAAAATTTATGATATGTCCGGAAGAATGATCATCTCAAAAAAATTGAACAATGAAAATTCTCAATATTTTGAAATGCAAAACTTACTTAAAAAAGGAAATTATATTATTGAAATTTCTGCTCATCAAAAATTATTAAAAACATTTAAGATGACTGTCAGCTAA
- a CDS encoding VOC family protein produces MKLGAFSISLSVKDLQKSKDFYEKLGFSQMGGNMDHNYLIMKNGDHIIGLFQAMFDGNMLTFNPGWDQNAQNIDRFDDVRDIQKQLKEKGVVLEKEADENTSGPEHIYLKDPDGNMILIDQHR; encoded by the coding sequence ATGAAATTAGGAGCTTTTTCAATCAGTTTAAGTGTAAAAGATCTTCAGAAGTCTAAAGATTTTTACGAAAAGTTAGGATTCAGCCAGATGGGCGGAAATATGGATCATAATTATCTTATTATGAAAAACGGAGACCACATCATCGGTCTTTTTCAGGCGATGTTTGATGGTAACATGCTTACGTTTAATCCGGGATGGGACCAGAATGCCCAAAATATTGATCGTTTTGATGATGTCCGCGATATTCAGAAACAACTAAAGGAAAAAGGTGTGGTGCTGGAAAAAGAGGCCGATGAAAATACCTCCGGACCGGAACATATTTACCTGAAAGATCCCGACGGAAACATGATCCTCATCGATCAGCACAGATAA